The Solanum lycopersicum chromosome 9, SLM_r2.1 genome window below encodes:
- the LOC101264049 gene encoding protein trichome birefringence-like 34: MAKSHQLLVSVPSTTSSPIWDIKCSFHSLIVLLIVSLVAGVVYLTGESGKLLFEDKSNSNSGRRKENEESLMYSSSNNSKCNLFSGKWIFDNKSYPLYKEQDCKFMSDQLACQKFGRKDLNYQHWRWQPHQCDIPRFNATKLLEKLRNKRLVFVGDSLNRGQWVSMVCLIDTAIHDSSLKSMNYRYNTSLIIFKVKDYNATIEFYWEPLLVESNSDDPVHHRLPERIVRANSIEKHGSRWTNADFIVFNTYLWWRRPHIKVLWGSFEKSDGIYKEVKMLRSYEMALKAWADWLEIHVNRTKTQLFFMSMSPVHERAEEWGKAKGENCYSEKELIEEEGYQGNGSDPKMMKIVESTMDELKHRGLNVHLLNITQLSEYRKEGHPSIYRKQWDSLTEQQIANPSSYADCIHWCLPGVPDVWNELLYAYIFNNY; the protein is encoded by the exons ATGGCTAAAAGTCACCAATTACTAGTTTCTGTTCCATCAACAACAAGTTCTCCCATTTGGGATATTAAATGTAGTTTCCATTCCCTTATTGTTCTTTTAATCGTCTCGCTCGTAGCCGGAGTAGTTTACTTGACTGGTGAGAGTGGAAAATTATTGTTTGAAGATAAGAGTAATAGTAATTCAGGTAGGAGAAAGGAAAATGAGGAGTCATTAATGTATTCTTCTTCAAATAATAGTAAGTGTAATTTGTTTTCTGGGAAGTGGATTTTTGATAACAAGTCTTATCCTCTATATAAGGAACAAGATTGTAAGTTCATGTCTGATCAATTAGCTTGTCAAAAGTTTGGAAGAAAGGACTTGAACTACCAACATTGGAGGTGGCAACCTCATCAATGTGATATTCCAAG GTTCAATGCAACAAAATTGTTGGAGAAATTGAGGAATAAAAGACTTGTGTTCGTGGGAGATTCACTCAATAGAGGCCAATGGGTTTCAATGGTTTGCTTGATAGATACAGCAATTCATGATTCTTCCCTTAAATCAATGAATTACAGATACAATACTTCCTTGatcattttcaaagttaaa GATTATAATGCAACCATAGAATTCTACTGGGAGCCATTGTTGGTGGAATCAAACTCAGATGATCCAGTGCACCATCGTCTCCCTGAGAGAATTGTTAGAGCAAATTCAATTGAAAAACATGGTAGTCGTTGGACTAATGCTGATTTTATTGTCTTCAATACTTATCTTTGGTGGAGACGCCCCCATATCAAAGTCTT ATGGGGTTCATTTGAGAAGTCTGATGGAATTTACAAAGAAGTAAAAATGTTACGGAGTTACGAAATGGCTTTAAAGGCTTGGGCTGATTGGTTGGAAATTCATGTCAATCGCACCAAAACCCAATTATTCTTCATGAGCATGTCACCAGTTCATGAAAG GGCTGAAGAATGGGGCAAAGCAAAAGGGGAAAACTGTTATAGTGAAAAGGAATTAATAGAAGAAGAGGGATACCAAGGAAATGGATCGGATCCAAAGATGATGAAAATAGTTGAATCAACTATGGATGAACTCAAACATAGAGGATTAAATGTTCATTTACTCAACATAACACAACTATCAGAGTATAGAAAAGAAGGCCACCCTTCAATCTATAGAAAACAATGGGATTCTCTTACTGAACAACAAATTGCAAATCCAAGTAGTTATGCTGATTGCATACATTGGTGTCTTCCTGGAGTACCTGATGTTTGGAATGAACTTCTTTatgcatatatttttaataactaCTAA